TTTCATAAACCAATTGAAATTCTAGGGGAGTAAATAGCTCTACATATTGGTTAGTCCCATATCCTTTTGGAAAAGCCCGGCTAAGATTGCTTGATCTTTGGGCCTGACTTTCCTGGGCGTCATAAGCAATATGTGCCGAGGCATGATCCTGATAAAACTGCCCTGCAAAACCTGTATCATATCCTCCTTGTGCATCAGGTTTACAGCCTTCTAGGCTGGCCCAACTCATTTGACTAGAAATCAAGCGGTTATTTTGTGTTTGTGGCGCCTGAATGCGGTAAGTAGAACGCGTTCTTGTTGGAATAATAATCGTGTCGTTACTCAAAGAATCTAAGGTCCCAATATTGGGTTGGCTGTACATCACATCATCTTCGATAACGATCAGCGCTTGGTTATTTAGAGGCGCAACACCAATATTTCTGGCCACAAAGCGAATAGAATCGCCCAAACAATCGGCAGAAAGGGCTAATTCTCCTGCTGAGTAGTTATTGCTATGCGGTCCTATTTCTGCTCGGACCTTATGCATACTTCCTGGCTCATCATTACAATTTGTATTTACCGAAAAAGTAAAATGAAAGGCAGAATCTTGTCCTTGGCCCAAATAAGGCAAATTAAACTGATAGCGCTCATTTCCTAAGGCAAGCAGTTGTGTAGTTGCGGTATCCAAACTCATGCGGTTGCTATCCAGCTCTAGCAAAAGACTGGCGTTAAAAAGTGGTCTTGTGCCTAAATTGGCCATATAAACTTGATAATCGGCCTGTCCGCAATCAGGGATAAAATCTGTACTTAATTCTACAAAGGGAATTGCTCTATAGGTAGTTGTTTGGACCAAAATATCTACTGTATCACTTTGGCTGGGCTGTAAAACAGGGCTATTATTATAGCTACAAGCTGTATACAAATCGTGTTCGAAGGGAAAATGAACCTCTAGGTTATATAATCCGGCGGGCACATTGAAACTGTAATAGCCCGTGGCCGAAGTCGTTTCAAAATATTGTTGGCCAGATACAGAATCCGTTAGGGAAAGGAGAACTTTGGGAAAAACAACATCTAAAGCAGAGACTGTGCAGTTTTGGTCTTGATCCTGATACAAATTGCCGCTTAAGAATGCGTTTTGCGCTTGCCCTTGGCCCAGACAGGCAAAAAGAGCCAGAAGAAAAATTAGCTTGATTTTCATAAGATATTTTATTTTGCAGTGGAGGGGTAATTTATAAAGCTGTTCTTTTTAGCCAGACTAAAAAATTGGTTTCCCTTTTCTTTAGTGGCCTTACTTAAGACTACTTCCATATTACAAATAAAAGAAATCTTGAGTTAAGAGAGTGGGCCAGATTTAGACTATTGTCAAAAATGAAATTTAATTTTTAAGCTTTATACTTACCTTTGGCTAAATTTTGTCAAAAAGTAGTTTTCCTAAAAACGCTTAGATTTGGCCCAGCGCTGCGCAGCCGTGGCGCGAAGCGCCAGACCCAGTTTTTTGAGCGCAGCGAAAAAAACGCAGGGCCGAGCAGACCTGCGAGCGGCGCAGCATAGCGGCGGCCGACCTAGCCGAAGGCTAGCCGGCCGCGGGCCCCAAAATAAAAACAAATGTATAAATCAAAGTTAATTCATTTATTTGCCTTGCTTTCGGCCAGCCAGCGCTTGGGCCTCAGAAAATGGCTACAATCTCCGGCGCATAACCAGAGGGAAGATCTTTGGGCGCTTTGGCGCTATATGGAGGAGCAAGGGCCAGAGGCGCCGCCCAAATCTTGGGAAAAAGCGCGGGTATTTCGGGCCGTTTTTGGACGAACCTATAGTAAGGAAGAGGACTCGCTTTTGCGTTATGCCCAATCTTTTTTGTTGCAAGCCATAGAGGAATTTTTAATTGCCGAGCAATTGGAGGAGCAACCTTTATACAAGGCCGAACTTTTGGCCCAAGCCTATCAAAAAATTGGTTTGAGCAAGCATTTGAAGCAGCAAAGCCAAAAATGGGAGCGGCAATTGGAGCGACAATCTGAACGAGGAACCGCCTACCGAAAAGGGCAATATGCCTTGGCCAAATTGCGCTATCAGGAGGAGGCCAAAGCGGGAAAAAGTAGAAATGCGCCTAAGAATTTGCCCGCCTTGGGGCATTGGTTAGATAGCGAATATCGCTTGCGGAAATTGCGGCAAGCTTGTTTATTTTTGGCGCATCAGGCTGTCTATAAAACGCAATATGATTTTGGCTTACTGCCTGCTGTTTTGGCCCAAATTGAGGCCCATGAAGAACTATTAGAAGATAAAGCGCTGGCCCTTTATTACCATTGCTATCGTCTGCAATCCTCTTTAGAGGCCGAAGAAGATTTTCGGAAATTTAAGGCGCTGCTTTTAAGCGAAAAAAATATTTTGCCCGCCGATCAACTGCGAGAACTTTATCAATTGGGGATAAACTTTTGCACCAAGCAGGTCAATTTACAGCGGCCTGGCTACGAACAATACTTTGAGGAAATGTTTGCCCTTTATCGGGCTGAACTAAGCGAAAATTTATTGCTCGAACAAGGCCAAATTAGTCCTTTTGCCTTTAAAAACATAGTGAGCGTGGGCCTTTGGCTCAAGGCCTACGATTGGGTGTCCCAATTTGTTACAGCCTATGAAAACTGCCTACCTCAAGCCTATCAGGCTGCTTATGCCCGCTTTTCTTGGGCCAAACTCGCCCTCGAAAAAGAACAATATGAAAAAGCGCAAGAATTGCTTTTGCAACAAGAGTTTGCCGACCTTTTTATGCAGCTCAACGCCAGAGTAATGCTGCTCAAAATTTATTATGCGCTAGAAGAATTTGACCTTTTGGAGTCCTTTTTGGCTAGCTTTCGAGCCTTTGTCAATAGAAAAAAAAGAGCGCAAAAATTGCGCTCCTATCATCAGGAAAATTACCTCAATATTATTAGCTTCTGCCGCAAATTATTGCAGCTCAATCCCTACGACCGCCAAGAGAAAAAAAACTTACGGCAACAAATTGAAGATTGTAGCATTTTGACCGAAAGAAGATGGTTCCTTCAACAACTCTAATCCTTCATTATGAAATTATTTTTCGCCCCCCTTTTTCTTATTCTCCTCAGCCTGCTCCCCTTAAACGCCCAATCTTATTTGAGCGTAACCGCCAAAAGAGGCGATGGCATTTTGGTGCTTTTGGGCCGCTATGGCCTAGACCGCAGCCCTTGCAATCTCAAAAAGTTTTGCCAACTCAATAAGCTGAAAGAAACCGACTATTTAATGGTGGGCAAAAACTATAAACTCCCCATCTTAGAGTATAAATATAATGGCCGCTCCATTCGCTCTACTGTTGGAATTTCGAGCTGGCAAAGAGCCAAACAAATCGAACGCTACAATGAAAGTATGGAGCTTTTTCGCCTAAAAACGAGCTTCAAAAGCAAAAATGCGCCCCTTTGGTACCCTCATCATCTAAAAGCTTGTGCGGTAGACCTAGACAAACATGTCCCTAAAGGGCGACATTTTCCCATTTTAGGGAAAAACTTTGCCGATGTGCCTCTAAAAGATAAGCGCCTGGCGGGTGCTGTTTATTATTTAGTTTCTGGACATGGTGGGCCCGATCCTGGCGCGGTGGCCAACTACAAGGGAAAACCCATTTGCGAAGACGAATATGCTTATGATATTACCTTGCGTCTGGCCCGAGAACTGCTCTCGCATGGCGCTTTGGTCTACCTCATTGTTCGAGATGCCAATGACGGGATTCGCCAACTGGAGTATTTGCCCAAAGATGAAGATGAGCGCTGCTGGCCCAACGAATCTATTCCAAAAGGACAAAGTGAACGCCTCAGTCAACGCTCTGATGTGATTAACGATTTGTATCGAGAAAATTTGCGCAAAGGCCTTTACTACCAGCGTTTGGTCGAAATTCATGTTGATTCTCGTTCTAAAAAACAACGCATCGATTTATTTTTCTACCATTATCCCGAAAGTCTGCGTGGCCGAGAGCTCGCCCGCCGTTTGCATCAACATATTCGCGGAAAATACAAGCAACATCGGGCGTCTGGAGAGTATAAAGGCACCGTAAAAGCTAGGGATTTACATATGCTTAGAGAGGTCACTCCCACTCCCGTTTTTATTGAGGTGGGCAATATTCAAAACCCTAAGGACCAAAAGCGCATTTTGCTGCCCGCCAACCGCCAAGCCTTAGCCGATTGGCTAGCCGAGGGCTTGATCAAAGATTATTAGGCCTTGTTTTTTATTTTTTGGGGCTTGCCCGCCCTTTGGCCGGGCCGGGCTGGGTCAGGGCTCGCAGGTCTGCTCGGCCCTGCGCAAAAATGCTTCGCATTTTGCTGGGTCTGCGACTTCGCCGCCCCCTTTTCCATCCCTAAGCCTGCGGCCCTTCGGGCCTTTTAGGACCAAAGAAAAAAGGGGCAGAAAATATATCATATTTTCTGCCCCTTAGTCATTAAAAGGCCAAAGAATAAGGCCAAAAGCAAAAATGCAGTTGAGCGGCCTAGCGATGGTAGGCAGTGCGGCAAAGCCGCAGACCCAGGCCGTCAGGCCGCAGGGCCGAGCGAACAGCGAGCTGCCGAACGTAGCGCCCGCCGCAGGCGGGAGGCCCAAAAAAACGAACTATTTCTGCGCCTTACCGACCAGATAAAAAGCCACAAAAGTAAAGATGATATTGGGGGTCCAAACGCCCAAAAGAGGCGAGAGTCCGCCATGGGTAGAAAAGGTCATCGAAAACTTAGACATAAAAATATAGAGCGCGCAAACCAGCATGCCCATAACGATATGCATGCCCATTCCGCCTCGGGTTTTTCGGGCCGCAATAGACACCCCGATGAGCGTAAGAATTAGAATGCTGAAGGGATCGGCAGAGCGGCGGTGATATTCCACTTCAAAAACCGTGGTACTGCCTAGGCCTTTGGCTTTTTCCTGCTCGATATACTCCATAATTTCTCGGCTATTCATGGCATCCTTCAGGTTTTTTCTTCGGGCCAAATCGGCAGAGCTGAGCGGCAGTAAAGTATCCATTTTTGCGCCTTTCACAATCGTCTCTTCCATATCATCCACATAGCGGGCATGATAATTAATCAGCTCCCATTTATTGGGGTATTCGATCAATTTGATGCGGCCCGCTTCTAAGGTATAAGGGCGGTCTACCCCATTGCTATCGTAGCGAATCAGGGCAAAATTGCGGCCTGTACTATCTTTGCGGTTATAATGTTGGATATAAATTTCTTCTTGAGGGCTCACAAAAAGGTGAATATTATCTTTGGGGCCATCAAAATTATTTTTCCGAATATAAGTATTTTCAAATCGGGTGCGGCCCTTATTGAGTTCTGGAAAAATAAAGTGGTTGGCATAAAGATGAAAGCCGGCAATAATGGCCGCGCCCATCATAAAGGGCCGCAATAGCCGCCAAAAGCTAATTCCATTACCAATAATGGCAATGATTTCGGAATTGGCGGCTAGGCGGGAGCAAAAATAAATGACCGCAATCAGGGCATAGAGTGGAAAAAGCATGCTACTGATATAAGGCACAAAATTGAGATAGTAGTCAAAGACCACCTCGGTCCATTTTGGGCCATTGGCTAAGCTATCCACCTTTTCAGAAAAATCAATAACGACCGTGAGCATGCCCATCAGCAGAATGATAAAGAAAAAAGTGGCGAGATAGCGAAAAAGAATGTAGCGATCAATAATTTTTAGCATAAAAGGCTAGCGTTTTTGCTCTAAAATAGGCACCAATTCGTCTTTCCAAGCGCGGAAACTTCCATCTAAAATGCGTTCGCGGGCTTCTCGGACCAGCTCCAGATAAAAGCTGAGGTTGTGCAAGGTAGCAATTTGCATCCCCAAAAGTTCATTAACCGTAAAGAGGTGGCGCAAATAGGCTTTTGTATGTTGTCGGCTAGTGGGATTGGGCGCATCCTCATCAATAGGAGAAAAATCGTCCTTCCACTTTTTGTTTTTGATATTGAGTTTTCCTTTTCGGGTAAAAATCAAACCATGTCGAGCATTTCGGGTAGGCATTACGCAATCAAACATATCTACGCCCAAAGCGATACACTCCAAAATATTGGCGGGAGTTCCCACGCCCATAAGGTAGCGAGGTTTATCGGTTGGCAATTGGCTACAAACCAAATCCGTCATGGCATACATTTCTTCTTTGGGCTCTCCCACCGAGAGTCCACCAATGGCAATTCCCAAATCGGCATATTGGGCCACCGTTTCGGCAGATTTTAGGCGCAAGTCCTTATATACACTTCCCTGAACAATGGGAAAAAGCGACTGCGGATAGCCATATTTGGGTTCTGTTTCCTTAAAGCGAGTATAGCAACGCTTGAGCCAGCGGTGCGTAAGCTCCATAGATTTTTTGGCATAGCGATAATCGCAGGGATAAGGCGTACATTCGTCAAAGGCCATAATAATATCGGCCCCAATAGAACGCTGAATATCCATCACACCTTCTGGGCTAAACAAATGTTTGCTTCCATCAATATGAGAAGCGAAAGTAGCTCCTTCCTCTTTGATTTTTCGGCGGTGGGCCAATGAAAAAACCTGAAATCCCCCGCTATCGGTCAAAATAGGGCCCTGCCAATTCATAAATTGGTGTAATCCGCCCGCTTTTTCGAGCAGTTCGGTCCCTGGACGAAGATAAAGGTGATAAGTATTGCCCAAAATTATTTTGGCTTTAATATCTTCGCTCAGCTCTTTTTGATGAACCCCTTTTACGGTTCCGATTGTCCCTACGGGCATAAAAATCGGAGTGGGAATTTGGCCATGCGCCGTTTGTAGTGTCCCTACGCGGGCCTGACTGTGCGGGTCGCTATGTTCTAGCTCAAATTTCATTTCTGTATGCAACTCGGGCATGCAATTAAGTTTTTTTAATGATGTGGATCGCGCTCTCGGCTTTGGCTTTCATTTTTTTTGGGCTCCAAATGGGTTTTGCCTATCGTTTTTATCAATGGGCCAAAGCGCCTCAAACAAAGGGCTGCGAGCAGCTCCCGCCCTTGAGCATTGTCGTGCTAGCGCGTAATGAGGGCGCTAATTTACAGAAAAATTTACGGAAACTTTTAGCCCAAGATTATCCAATCTACGAGCTCGTCTGGGTAGATGACGACTCTAGCGACCAAAGTCCCGCTATTTTGGCCCAATTGGCCCAAGAATACCCTCAACTTCGCCCCCTTTTTTATCGAGAAAAAAAATATTTGGGCAAAAAAGAAGCCCCGCTCTGGGCCATCCCTCAAACTAAGTACGATTGGATTTTACTCACCGATGCCGACGGCCAAGCCGCCTCTCCGCTCTGGGCCAAAAAGATGATGCAAGCCCGGCCAGAAAATGGGCCCGGCCTCGTTTTAGGCTTTGGCCCCTACCTCTCCGAAAAAACTTGGCTCAATAGCTGGATCCGATACGAAACCGCCCTAGTGGCCCTGCAATATTTTTCGGCCGCCCATTATAATCAAGCCTATATGGGGGTGGGGCGAAATTTACTCTACCACAAAAAGGTATTTGAAGCCGCCGCCCCTGCCCTAGCCGCTAGCATCAATACCCCCTCTGGCGATGACGATATTTTGGTCTCTGCTGCCCAAAATTTCCCCATCCATAACTGCCTCGACCCAAAGGCCTTTGTCTATTCGGCCCCCAAAAAAACTTGGCGATCGCTTTTTCGCCAAAAACGCAGACACTACAGCAGCAGCGAGTTTTATCAAAACACAACCAAATGGATGCTCGCCCTCTGGTCGAGCAGTTTTTTGGGCCTGCCGTTTTTTTGCCTCGCTCTCTGCTTTGGCCCTTTCCCCTACCTCGCCCTACTTTGGCCCCTCAGAATTTTAATTTTTTATAGGGTTTGGCAAAAAACTTTGCTTACCTTAGAGCAAGAAGATTTATGGAGCCAACTTTTTTGGACCGAACTATTCGCCCTCCTCTATTACCCCTTTATGGCCCTCCAATTTTTGCGAAAAAAGCCCAGCTACTGGAAATGAAAAAACTATCCGATAGAGCAGCAGAAGATTACCGACTCGTTACCCTCGCTGTAGAAGAAAATGACCAAATGGCTTATGCCCAACTGATGGACCGCTACCGCAATTCCATCTTTCACATGATGCTCAAAATGGTCCGAAATAAAGATGATGCCGAAGATCTAACCATCGAAGCCTTTGGCAAAGCTTTCCGAAAACTCGATAGCTACAGCCCTAGCTATGCCTTTAGTACCTGGCTGTTCAAAATTGCTAGCAATAATTGTATCGACTTTATCCGAAAAAAAAGAATGAAAATGCTCTCGATCGATGAACCCATTTCCGATGAAGGGGGGGCCGATTATAGCAATAGCCTCAAAGCCGATTTGCTGGACCCAGAGGAGCGCTTCATCCGACAGCAGCGCCGACGCATTATGCAGGAACTGATGGAGCGCATGAGCGATAAATATCGCCAAATGATTGAGCTGCGTTATTTTGAAGAACTTTCTTACCAAGAAATTGCCGAACAACTCAATATGCCCCTGGGCACCGTCAAAGCCCAACTTTTTAGGGCCAAAGAGTTGCTCTACGATATCCTGAAAAATGCAAAAGCCCAAAGAGGTTTATAAAACCTGCTTTGAAAAATAGTCCCCGTCTTTCTCGCTTGCCGAGGAGGACGGTTTTTTTATTCCCTTGGGGCCCGCGGCCGCCCTTTTTCCTGGGGCGGCCGCCGCTATGCTGCGGGGCTCGCTATTCGCTCGGCCCTTCGCAAAAAAAGCTGCGCTTTTTTGCTCGCTCTGGCCTGACGGCCACCCCTCCGCAGCGCTGGGCCATTTGGCCTGCGGCCAGGGGCGGCTTCGCCCCCCCCAGTGGACCAAAATATCTCTCCACTATTTCCAATGCAAAAAAATGCTTTTATTTTTGGCATGCTCTTGGAAAACGGAGCCGCAGATTAACCTTAACTTTGACCTTATCATTGAACTTTTTCAAAAATTTACGCTCATGCGAATTTTTCTAACTTTTTTCAGCCTTTGCCTAATTATGGCCTCTTGTATTGTTGTCGATCCCTCCGCTATTGGTAATGGCGGTGGCGTTGTTTTGGGCGGCCCCGTGCCCGGCTATACCGGAAGAGTAGGCTGCAATGCCCCAATCACCAATAATCAATTTCAAAGAACACGACAAAATTTGGCCAGCTATAGTAGTAGCTTTGACCGCATGGATGTGGCCAAAGCACAAATTCCCCGAGAAGGCTGCTATACCGTCTCTCAAATTAGACAACTAGTTACCCTTTGGTCTAGCTCTTTTGACCGAGAAGAATTTCTGCATTTTGCCTATGACTATACTTATGATATAGATAATTATGTAGACCTTCAAGATGTTTTCACTAGTAGTATTGACCGCAAAGAATTTGTAGAGTGGTGCTACAACCGCTAAGCAAAAAGGACTAGCTCAACGCTAGTCCTTTTTTTTGTTAAAGCCTGCCCCTTTACTCACAGAAAAAAAAAGCAACTTCCTTATCTTTGGCCCATAACAAATGAATAAAATATGAAAAAATTAAGTTTAGCGCTGCTGCTTTTTGCCGGCGCTTGTGCTAGCCCCGCAGCAGAAGAAACAAAAGACAAAACCACCCAAAAAGAGCCCATGCAAGAAAAAAAGCATCATCACAAACATCATCATGGCTCGGCTAACGCACATATGCACAGCCAATCAATTGAAGAATTGGTGGAACGCTTTGAGTCTAAAGAAAGAGATGAATACCAACAACCCGCAAAAGTTTTGGATTATCTAGGCGATTTGTCGGGCAAAAAAATTATGGATATTGGCGCAGGCTCTGGCTACTTTTCTGTGAAATTTGCCGCCGCTGGCGCAGAAGTAATTGCCGCCGATGTAGACACTGGCTTTCAAAATTATTTGCAGAAACGCATTGCTGCCGATAAAATTGAAAATGTAGAGCTTCGCCTCATGCCTTATGAGACGCCCAAAATCAAGGATCAAGAAGTAGATCTTGTATTCATTAGCAATACTTACCATCATATTGAGGACCGTATTGCCTATTTTAAGGCAGTCAAAAAAGGCCTTAAATCCAATGGCGAACTCATTATTATTGACTTTTTTAAGAAGGAATTGCCTATTGGCCCCGCTATGGACCATAAAATTGCCAAGGAAAAAGTATTAGAAGAACTCAAAGCTGCTGGCTTTGTCAATTTTGAGCTAAAAGAAGAGCTGCTGCCTTACCAATATGTAATTAAGGCAAAATAAAATGCGCTACGCATTTTACAAACCCTAAGGGCCGAAGATATTTATCTTCGGCCTTTTTTTGCTCCAGTTGCTAATTGAAAGCCGCTAATTGAAAGGGCCGTTTGAGGGCCGAAGAAAAAAGCCCTGAAAAAACATAAAAGCTGTGCGGCCCAGCGCTGCGCAGCCGTGGCCGCAGGCCAGACCCAGTTTTTTGAGCGCAGCGAAAAAAACGCAGGGCCGAGCAGACCTGCGAGCGGCGCAGCATAGCGGCGGCCGACCTAGGCAAAGCCTAGCCGGCCGCGGGCCCCAAAAAACAGCAGTATAGAACGTTTTTTATAAAAAAATGAGCAAGGAAATTTACCCGCTCTAAAAACGTTCTGAAAAATGCTGCCCATCAAATTGATAGACTTTTCCATTACTAAAGCCAAAAAGTAAATCTCCATTTTGCTCTTCATAACAGCTGAGCGCCATTCCTACAGCCAAGTTTTTAGCCACTTTATACTGTTGAATATGCTCCCCATCAAAGCGCCAAAGACCAGTATCTCGGTCAGAAAACCAAATATTTCCCTTTTGGTCCTCCACAATAAGAAAAACAGATTGCAAACCTTTATTCTGAGCAAACGCCCTTTTTTCTGTATTTTCTCTAAAGGTTTTTATCGGCATCAGCAGCCCTTTTTCTCTTGAAAAATGCTGGACCGTATCGCCCTGCATACAGAAAACACCGATTCCATTATTGCCAATCCACAAACGTCCTTTAGTATCTTTCAGAATACTTCTGATGTGCAGGCCCTCTTCTGCTTTAAGGCCCAAAGCCTCATTATCAATTCGCCGAACGCCCTGCCCCTCATAAATAAAAGCGGCAGCATAACTGGCCCAATACAAGGCTCCATTTTTTCCTCTAGAAAAATCGGTTAGCGCATAGGCGTTATTAACATCTCGCTTGTCGCCCAAAGGGAAAGCCCAATAGCTTAATTTTTCGCCATCGTAGCAATAAGCCCCTTCTTTTGTCCCCGCATTAAACCAGAGGTCAAATTGGCCAAAATCTTTCTCTTTTAGCGCTGGCGCCCAACTATTTTCTACTAAGCGAATAATTTTTCCTTGCTCATAACGGCATACCCCCTGAGCCGTGCCAAAATAAATTCGGCCCAATTGATCTTCCTGTATAGAACGAACTTGATTATCGGCCAACCCCTCAGAAACAGCAAAGTATTCAAAGGTTTTTCCATCATAACGGCAAAGGCCCTCTTTTTGACTGCCCAACCAATAATTTCCGCTGCGATCCCGATGTATAGCTGTAATTGCAGAGCTAAACTTTAGCCTAGGCTTTGGAACAACAGCAGTCGTTTTTTCTTCTTTGCTGCTAGGTACTTTCTGTTCTGCGCAAGAAAAACTTAGACAGAACAACAAAGAGAGCGCAATTATTTTAGCGTTTTTTTTCATTTTCTTTTTTTGGGGCTTGCCCGCCCTTTGGGCGGGCCGGGCTGTGTCAGGGCTCGCAGGTTTGCTCGGCCCTTCGCAAAAAACAAGTTTTTGCTCGGTCTGCGGCTGCGCCGCCCCCTTTTCCATCCCTAAGCCAAGTCGCTACGCTCCTTTGCGGCGGCTTCGCCGCCTGCTAAAACTAGAAAAAGGACCAACTATGAGCGAATAAAAAATTTATCTTAGGGAATATATAAGCGAATCGCTCTTTTTTCCAATCGGCCATTATAGCTAATCTCTAAAAGATAATCTCCTGTTTTTAGACCTTGAATATTGAGCTCCACCTCTTGTTTGCCTGCGCCAAGGGCCATCGTATAACGTCTTTGGCTAATTCTATTTACATCAAAAAGCTCGAAGCGGACTTTTTCTTCGGCTTGATGCAAAGAAAGAGGAACCGCTAATTTTTTGCGCAACAAATTGACAGACAGAAGCGGGATGCGTTCTTCATTTTCTTGGCTTGCTTTTACCAGCAGTTCTTGGCGGTCCAATAGTTTTCCATCTTCATCCAAAACCGAAATGCGATAATAAGACTGCTGGCTTAGGGGGCGGTCCTGAATATCGGCAAATTCGTAGTGGTTGGGCAGTTCTTCTGAAGGGCCAGCCCCTTCCAAATTGGCCAAGGTAGACCAATAAATTTTATTGTGAGAATGCTGAATGAGGAAGCGATAATTTTGCCCTTCATATTTGCAGGCCCAAAACAGGCGCAGGCGTTGTTGTTCGGCCTTGGCCTTTAGTTCCATTAAAGCAGTTTTGGCCTTATCGGTCGGAGGTTTATAGCGCAACAAATAATTATTGGCCAAATCAATATGGTCTTCTTGATGGGGTTGCCAAAGCATAATATTTTTGGGCATGCTAAAGCGGCTATCATCACCTAAATAACCAATTAGGC
This genomic interval from Saprospira grandis contains the following:
- a CDS encoding glycosyltransferase, with the protein product MMWIALSALAFIFFGLQMGFAYRFYQWAKAPQTKGCEQLPPLSIVVLARNEGANLQKNLRKLLAQDYPIYELVWVDDDSSDQSPAILAQLAQEYPQLRPLFYREKKYLGKKEAPLWAIPQTKYDWILLTDADGQAASPLWAKKMMQARPENGPGLVLGFGPYLSEKTWLNSWIRYETALVALQYFSAAHYNQAYMGVGRNLLYHKKVFEAAAPALAASINTPSGDDDILVSAAQNFPIHNCLDPKAFVYSAPKKTWRSLFRQKRRHYSSSEFYQNTTKWMLALWSSSFLGLPFFCLALCFGPFPYLALLWPLRILIFYRVWQKTLLTLEQEDLWSQLFWTELFALLYYPFMALQFLRKKPSYWK
- a CDS encoding RNA polymerase sigma factor, with the translated sequence MKKLSDRAAEDYRLVTLAVEENDQMAYAQLMDRYRNSIFHMMLKMVRNKDDAEDLTIEAFGKAFRKLDSYSPSYAFSTWLFKIASNNCIDFIRKKRMKMLSIDEPISDEGGADYSNSLKADLLDPEERFIRQQRRRIMQELMERMSDKYRQMIELRYFEELSYQEIAEQLNMPLGTVKAQLFRAKELLYDILKNAKAQRGL
- the tgt gene encoding tRNA guanosine(34) transglycosylase Tgt, whose protein sequence is MKFELEHSDPHSQARVGTLQTAHGQIPTPIFMPVGTIGTVKGVHQKELSEDIKAKIILGNTYHLYLRPGTELLEKAGGLHQFMNWQGPILTDSGGFQVFSLAHRRKIKEEGATFASHIDGSKHLFSPEGVMDIQRSIGADIIMAFDECTPYPCDYRYAKKSMELTHRWLKRCYTRFKETEPKYGYPQSLFPIVQGSVYKDLRLKSAETVAQYADLGIAIGGLSVGEPKEEMYAMTDLVCSQLPTDKPRYLMGVGTPANILECIALGVDMFDCVMPTRNARHGLIFTRKGKLNIKNKKWKDDFSPIDEDAPNPTSRQHTKAYLRHLFTVNELLGMQIATLHNLSFYLELVREARERILDGSFRAWKDELVPILEQKR
- a CDS encoding class I SAM-dependent methyltransferase; this translates as MKKLSLALLLFAGACASPAAEETKDKTTQKEPMQEKKHHHKHHHGSANAHMHSQSIEELVERFESKERDEYQQPAKVLDYLGDLSGKKIMDIGAGSGYFSVKFAAAGAEVIAADVDTGFQNYLQKRIAADKIENVELRLMPYETPKIKDQEVDLVFISNTYHHIEDRIAYFKAVKKGLKSNGELIIIDFFKKELPIGPAMDHKIAKEKVLEELKAAGFVNFELKEELLPYQYVIKAK
- a CDS encoding T9SS type A sorting domain-containing protein, yielding MKIKLIFLLALFACLGQGQAQNAFLSGNLYQDQDQNCTVSALDVVFPKVLLSLTDSVSGQQYFETTSATGYYSFNVPAGLYNLEVHFPFEHDLYTACSYNNSPVLQPSQSDTVDILVQTTTYRAIPFVELSTDFIPDCGQADYQVYMANLGTRPLFNASLLLELDSNRMSLDTATTQLLALGNERYQFNLPYLGQGQDSAFHFTFSVNTNCNDEPGSMHKVRAEIGPHSNNYSAGELALSADCLGDSIRFVARNIGVAPLNNQALIVIEDDVMYSQPNIGTLDSLSNDTIIIPTRTRSTYRIQAPQTQNNRLISSQMSWASLEGCKPDAQGGYDTGFAGQFYQDHASAHIAYDAQESQAQRSSNLSRAFPKGYGTNQYVELFTPLEFQLVYEKQGTDTTAVLTLVDTISPWLDPSSFQLAAHSLTDLDWSISQQGILSFRFSNYNLVQGDRVFVNYQLYPKSNALNQLAYQQYLAVEDGLAKQPAPQIYRTFGQNFIISSYSHELAAPLAQKVKIYPQPARHSLNVELLSGETGPLVFEIYNLEGQLLHQLRTEGPRAQLSLPELPQGILIYRLRSDKKLIDQGQLSIF
- a CDS encoding LptF/LptG family permease, with protein sequence MLKIIDRYILFRYLATFFFIILLMGMLTVVIDFSEKVDSLANGPKWTEVVFDYYLNFVPYISSMLFPLYALIAVIYFCSRLAANSEIIAIIGNGISFWRLLRPFMMGAAIIAGFHLYANHFIFPELNKGRTRFENTYIRKNNFDGPKDNIHLFVSPQEEIYIQHYNRKDSTGRNFALIRYDSNGVDRPYTLEAGRIKLIEYPNKWELINYHARYVDDMEETIVKGAKMDTLLPLSSADLARRKNLKDAMNSREIMEYIEQEKAKGLGSTTVFEVEYHRRSADPFSILILTLIGVSIAARKTRGGMGMHIVMGMLVCALYIFMSKFSMTFSTHGGLSPLLGVWTPNIIFTFVAFYLVGKAQK
- a CDS encoding DUF4476 domain-containing protein translates to MRIFLTFFSLCLIMASCIVVDPSAIGNGGGVVLGGPVPGYTGRVGCNAPITNNQFQRTRQNLASYSSSFDRMDVAKAQIPREGCYTVSQIRQLVTLWSSSFDREEFLHFAYDYTYDIDNYVDLQDVFTSSIDRKEFVEWCYNR
- a CDS encoding N-acetylmuramoyl-L-alanine amidase family protein, producing MKLFFAPLFLILLSLLPLNAQSYLSVTAKRGDGILVLLGRYGLDRSPCNLKKFCQLNKLKETDYLMVGKNYKLPILEYKYNGRSIRSTVGISSWQRAKQIERYNESMELFRLKTSFKSKNAPLWYPHHLKACAVDLDKHVPKGRHFPILGKNFADVPLKDKRLAGAVYYLVSGHGGPDPGAVANYKGKPICEDEYAYDITLRLARELLSHGALVYLIVRDANDGIRQLEYLPKDEDERCWPNESIPKGQSERLSQRSDVINDLYRENLRKGLYYQRLVEIHVDSRSKKQRIDLFFYHYPESLRGRELARRLHQHIRGKYKQHRASGEYKGTVKARDLHMLREVTPTPVFIEVGNIQNPKDQKRILLPANRQALADWLAEGLIKDY